The following proteins are encoded in a genomic region of Drosophila willistoni isolate 14030-0811.24 chromosome 2L unlocalized genomic scaffold, UCI_dwil_1.1 Seg196, whole genome shotgun sequence:
- the LOC6639690 gene encoding facilitated trehalose transporter Tret1, giving the protein MGDARDTEDDQQQQQNLDNGNSRKAQIVSGLNRPFTTKPLGEQPRAVRRQAVMCILANIGVLSTGMVLAIPTVTMSQLTDAEETVHLTRQQASWFASINTLSCPLGGLLSGFLLDSVGRKRTLYVLNILAITAWTLLATASQTNIETFHWQLMISRFISGIGMGLASAPTGVYAAEISLPKIRGSLILGTSISVAVGITILYTIGYFIRDDYRLIAMICCGYQIVALLCVLPLPETPSWLLSKKRVAEAKKSLNYFRGLDKSTHITHPQVLEEYNILQKSLQLRDGEKKPSFIKCLRLPEVHKPLLILMGLFAFQQLTGIFVVIVYAVQISTEAGVSIDPFMCAVLIGAARVAATCPMGYILELWGRRRAGIISTVGMGICMFLLAGQGWSEFLHNVPYLPVISIVGFIILSTLGLYTLPFFMISELFPQKVRGPASGLTVAVGMFFAFLCIKTYPDLKSGIGMTNCFVFFGIMSILAMLFIYWALPETRGRTLLEIEEQFRTGKRTRSPADVELQEVFMKREEQ; this is encoded by the exons ATGGGTGACGCAAGGGATACGGAAGAtgatcagcagcagcagcaaaattTGGACAATGGCAACTCCCGAAAGGCACAAATAGTCTCGGGTCTGAATAGACCTTTTACGACAAAACCTTTGGGTGAACAACCCCGGGCAGTGCGTCGTCAGGCTGTGATGTGTATATTGGCCAACATTGGAGTATTATCCACGGGCATGGTCCTAGCCATTCCCACAGTGACCATGAGCCAATTGACGGATGCGGAGGAAACAGTTCATTTGACGCGGCAGCAGGCCTCATGGTTTGCCTCGATTAATACACTTTCATGTCCTTTGGGCGGACTTTTATCGGGATTCCTGCTGGACAGTGTTGGTCGTAAGAGAACTTTGTATGTTCTCAATATCTTGGCCATTACAGCTTGGACTCTCCTTGCGACAGCCAGTCAAACAAATATCGAGACCTTCCATTGGCAATTGATGATATCGCGATTTATTTCAG GCATTGGCATGGGCTTGGCAAGTGCTCCGACTGGAGTCTATGCAGCTGAGATTAGTTTGCCCAAAATACGAGGAAGTCTTATCCTGGGCACTTCCATTTCAGTGGCTGTTGGCATTACCATTCTCTATACAATTGGTTACTTCATTAGGGATGATTATCGTTTAATAGCCATGATCTGTTGCGGTTATCAAATAGTCGCCCTGCTCTGTGTTCTACCCTTGCCGGAAACACCGAGTTGGTTGCTGTCCAAGAAGCGTGTGGCTGAGGCTAAAAAGTCCTTGAACTATTTCAGGGGTTTGGATAAATCAA CTCACATAACACATCCTCAGGTGCTGGAAGAGTATAATATACTCCAAAAGTCTCTCCAGTTGCGTGATGGCGAGAAGAAACCCTCGTTTATCAAGTGCCTACGCCTGCCCGAGGTTCATAAGCCTCTGCTCATTCTAATGGGTCTGTTTGCCTTCCAGCAATTGACTGGCATTTTCGTGGTCATTGTTTATGCCGTGCAAATCTCCACCGAAGCTGGCGTCTCAATTGATCCCTTTATGTGTGCCGTATTGATAGGAGCCGCCCGTGTTGCGGCCACTTGCCCCATGGGTTATATCCTGGAGCTTTGGGGCAGGCGACGAGCTGGCATTATCTCGACTGTGGGCATGGGCATTTGCATGTTCCTTCTGGCTGGACAGGGTTGGAGTGAATTCCTGCACAATGTACCCTATCTCCCAGTGATTTCCATTGTTGGCTTCATTATACTCAGCACTTTGGGTCTCTATACGCTGCCGTTCTTCATGATCTCCGAACTCTTTCCGCAAAAGGTGCGTGGTCCGGCATCAGGTTTGACTGTAGCTGTTGGAATGTTCTTTGCCTTTCTCTGCATCAAAACGTATCCGGATCTCAAGTCCGGCATTGGCATGACAAATTGTTTTGTCTTCTTTGGCATCATGTCCATATTGGCAATGTTATTCATCTATTGGGCTCTCCCAGAGACACGTGGACGCACACTACTCGAAATCGAAGAACAATTCCGTACGGGCAAACGTACAAGAAGTCCGGCAGATGTCGAACTACAAGAGGTCTTCATGAAGAGGGAGGaacagtga